A window of the Gloeothece verrucosa PCC 7822 genome harbors these coding sequences:
- a CDS encoding response regulator transcription factor, with translation MDENLFRGLNTPIYKENWNLMVFSEDTSFLKSIYRDLKANRKFQIIGSFSIFKELETMLEQVEPDFLLIWHRDQVEIANDLKRRYPTLFIILWNCLSGGDASCFSTAPLAEQLDRIVPLKTFGTVMFNIQCEKIYYELVKKTTVTPQEKKMLQFLSYGFNYNEIASRLDLTHSTLKTYMKDLREKLNARDKTHLLAIAFRTGLVS, from the coding sequence ATGGATGAAAATTTATTCCGAGGATTAAACACACCGATTTATAAGGAAAATTGGAATTTAATGGTTTTTTCGGAAGATACTTCTTTTCTAAAAAGTATTTACAGAGATTTAAAAGCCAATCGAAAATTTCAAATCATCGGAAGTTTTTCAATTTTTAAGGAACTTGAAACTATGTTGGAACAAGTCGAGCCGGATTTCCTCCTCATCTGGCATCGGGATCAAGTGGAAATAGCGAACGATCTCAAGCGAAGATATCCAACCCTATTTATCATTCTCTGGAATTGTTTATCGGGAGGGGATGCAAGCTGTTTCTCCACTGCCCCCCTTGCTGAACAATTAGACCGAATTGTTCCTTTAAAAACATTTGGTACTGTTATGTTTAATATCCAATGTGAGAAAATCTACTACGAGCTTGTCAAAAAAACAACGGTTACTCCACAAGAAAAAAAGATGCTACAGTTCCTCTCCTATGGATTTAATTACAATGAAATCGCTTCCCGTCTCGATCTAACTCACAGCACTTTAAAAACTTATATGAAAGATCTCCGTGAGAAACTTAATGCCAGAGATAAAACCCATTTGCTGGCGATTGCTTTTAGAACGGGATTGGTTTCTTGA
- a CDS encoding cupin domain-containing protein, whose protein sequence is MKINADFSQRAVQQTQELPWIDSPMPGVQRRMLERDGEEVARATSIVRYAPGSSFSAHTHGGGEEFLVLEGVFSDEMGDYTAGTYVRNPVSSRHTPFSNEGAVILVKLWQMSPLDQTRVVIDTNNQPWKQGLNEGEQIIPLHTYETENVALVKWERGTQVKNYAHLEGEEIFVLQGEFSDELGTYPQGCWIRNPPGVVPSRFTEQGSLLYLKTGHLG, encoded by the coding sequence ATGAAAATTAACGCCGATTTTAGCCAACGTGCAGTTCAACAGACTCAAGAACTCCCCTGGATAGATTCGCCCATGCCGGGGGTACAACGTAGAATGCTCGAAAGAGACGGAGAAGAAGTTGCCAGGGCCACATCTATAGTTCGTTATGCTCCTGGGAGTTCTTTCTCTGCACACACACATGGGGGTGGTGAGGAGTTTCTTGTATTAGAAGGCGTTTTTTCGGACGAAATGGGAGATTATACAGCCGGAACCTATGTTAGAAATCCTGTAAGCTCAAGGCATACACCATTCAGTAATGAGGGTGCAGTAATACTGGTGAAGCTGTGGCAAATGTCACCCCTGGACCAAACCCGTGTTGTCATTGATACTAATAATCAACCTTGGAAACAGGGATTAAATGAGGGTGAACAAATAATCCCCCTGCATACCTATGAGACTGAGAATGTTGCATTAGTTAAATGGGAACGAGGGACACAGGTAAAAAATTATGCTCATTTGGAGGGAGAGGAGATTTTTGTCTTACAAGGTGAGTTTTCGGATGAATTGGGGACTTATCCACAAGGATGTTGGATCAGGAATCCTCCAGGGGTCGTCCCTAGTCGGTTTACGGAACAGGGATCTTTACTGTATCTGAAAACTGGGCATTTGGGTTAA
- a CDS encoding DUF2839 family protein has translation MGEAKRRKKNLGDDYGQKKFSRLHSYQWEKHLLKFFSEYESQSQEFETKFISLNDDEKNLAYFQEYQKWIESYLSFYHPEDREKLGVIILGKFYDELERIQLLRDHDNRITQVAEWVMQVVLVCFYFKKYLSPRMREEYIEPLQPFYEDLILNMTFDENLKSGPNPITLKKLFEEILEIPSPTEL, from the coding sequence ATGGGAGAAGCGAAAAGAAGGAAAAAAAACTTAGGGGATGATTATGGTCAAAAAAAATTTTCCCGACTTCATTCTTACCAATGGGAAAAACATTTACTTAAGTTTTTCAGCGAATATGAATCTCAGTCCCAGGAATTTGAAACTAAATTTATTTCTTTAAATGATGACGAAAAAAACCTCGCTTATTTTCAAGAGTATCAAAAATGGATAGAGAGTTATCTAAGTTTTTATCATCCTGAAGATAGAGAAAAGTTAGGGGTCATTATTTTAGGAAAATTTTATGACGAACTTGAGCGAATACAGCTATTAAGGGATCACGATAACCGAATCACTCAAGTCGCCGAGTGGGTTATGCAAGTGGTACTGGTTTGTTTTTATTTTAAAAAATATTTATCACCTCGAATGAGGGAAGAATATATAGAACCTCTGCAACCTTTTTATGAAGATTTGATCTTGAATATGACTTTTGATGAGAACTTAAAATCAGGCCCCAACCCGATTACACTTAAAAAATTATTTGAGGAAATTTTAGAAATTCCCTCCCCAACGGAATTATAA
- a CDS encoding type II toxin-antitoxin system Phd/YefM family antitoxin, with protein sequence MKTIDINQAILELSELIEIVGQGEEIIITKNNQPMAKLVSLESVAIRSPLFGSDKGLISLSDDFDEPLDDFKDYT encoded by the coding sequence ATGAAAACAATCGATATTAACCAAGCTATTTTAGAATTGTCGGAGTTAATTGAAATAGTCGGACAGGGGGAAGAAATTATTATTACCAAAAATAATCAACCTATGGCCAAGTTAGTCTCTCTTGAATCGGTTGCCATACGTTCTCCTCTTTTTGGAAGCGATAAAGGCTTAATTTCTTTGTCCGATGATTTTGATGAACCCCTAGATGATTTTAAAGACTATACCTAA
- a CDS encoding AAA family ATPase, which produces MSSSVLWRKQCKNFSWNPYQKKVLEWSLSSSKNGLIGACAGSGKTTLLEGIGGTLPTSAKIKVLAFNRHIVERLTTKGRLPKNRVSISTLHGAALGLLQQLFRGAATIDERKSFEIAKTAYDKLLLGAQQRYIQLMIAGDRSVSAEEFPVMPPFFDEGDHLQKLILRRYLAFIDELFGFTQITLTEPTPQAIASMADHFCLKFSGWISRLTEEATDEDKDAAKALDERCQYWAIFLVPYCLELAEKIASEQARLSFNDCLWLCHK; this is translated from the coding sequence ATGTCCAGTTCAGTATTATGGCGCAAACAGTGTAAAAATTTTAGTTGGAATCCGTATCAGAAAAAGGTTCTAGAATGGTCGCTATCTAGTTCAAAAAACGGACTCATTGGTGCCTGTGCTGGAAGCGGAAAGACAACTTTATTAGAAGGAATAGGCGGCACTCTTCCCACTTCTGCAAAAATTAAAGTTTTGGCATTTAATCGACACATCGTCGAGCGTTTAACGACTAAAGGTAGATTGCCAAAGAATAGGGTATCAATATCCACGTTACATGGTGCGGCTTTAGGACTTTTGCAGCAACTTTTCCGAGGGGCTGCCACAATTGATGAACGCAAATCCTTCGAGATAGCCAAAACAGCTTACGACAAGCTGCTCTTAGGGGCGCAGCAAAGATATATCCAGTTGATGATCGCGGGCGATCGCTCCGTATCAGCCGAAGAGTTTCCCGTCATGCCACCATTCTTTGATGAGGGCGATCACCTACAAAAATTAATTCTCCGCCGATACCTCGCCTTTATAGATGAGTTATTCGGGTTTACACAGATTACTTTAACTGAGCCAACCCCACAGGCGATCGCCTCTATGGCCGATCACTTCTGTTTAAAATTTAGTGGATGGATATCGAGGTTAACAGAAGAGGCAACAGATGAAGATAAAGATGCAGCCAAAGCTCTAGATGAACGTTGTCAATATTGGGCTATATTCCTCGTTCCTTATTGCCTTGAATTAGCCGAAAAAATAGCGAGTGAACAGGCGCGGTTAAGCTTTAACGATTGCCTTTGGTTGTGTCACAAATGA
- a CDS encoding tetratricopeptide repeat protein gives MRQITQKSVSLLIILVGLGNLPLKALPVQRNQELLLSQALPATIKKLFERASDKDDRGDQLGAISDYTEVIRLAPNLAEAYANRGLLYSHLKEYELALADYNKAIDINPRLEGIYYNRGLVNIELKKYDLALTDLNRAIEINPSMAVAYNSRGIVYRELKASTSALADFQRAIEIDPQLVFAYNNRGTIEQALKNFQSALNDYNEAIKINPQYVEAYYNRGLVYQELKNWEKALADLNKAIELNPQLAMAYIYKANIYSDLKKYDLALENYNK, from the coding sequence ATGAGACAGATAACTCAAAAATCGGTAAGTTTATTAATAATTCTTGTGGGTTTAGGGAATCTCCCCCTAAAAGCTTTACCTGTTCAAAGAAATCAAGAATTATTGCTGAGTCAAGCTTTACCGGCTACAATTAAGAAATTATTTGAGCGAGCGAGCGATAAGGATGATCGGGGGGATCAACTTGGAGCCATATCCGATTATACCGAAGTTATTCGATTAGCCCCCAACTTAGCTGAAGCTTATGCCAATCGAGGTTTGCTCTACTCGCATCTTAAAGAGTATGAATTAGCCCTTGCCGATTACAACAAAGCCATTGACATCAACCCTCGCTTAGAAGGAATTTACTACAATCGAGGCTTAGTGAACATTGAGTTAAAAAAATACGATTTAGCCTTAACGGATTTAAACCGTGCGATTGAAATCAATCCTTCTATGGCAGTTGCTTATAACAGCCGGGGAATTGTTTACAGAGAGTTGAAAGCATCGACGAGCGCACTCGCCGATTTCCAGAGAGCTATTGAGATCGATCCTCAGTTAGTCTTTGCCTACAATAATCGAGGGACGATCGAGCAAGCCCTTAAGAATTTTCAAAGTGCTTTAAATGACTACAATGAAGCGATTAAAATTAATCCCCAATATGTCGAGGCTTACTACAATCGTGGACTTGTTTACCAAGAGTTAAAAAATTGGGAGAAAGCACTCGCCGATTTAAATAAAGCTATTGAGCTAAATCCTCAATTAGCTATGGCTTACATTTATAAAGCCAATATCTATTCGGACTTAAAAAAATACGATTTAGCCTTAGAAAATTATAACAAATGA
- a CDS encoding IS630 family transposase (programmed frameshift), which translates to MPKPYSYDLRQKVIQAIELDGMKKSEAAEIFQISRNTINLWLQRKAQTGDYKALPLQPPGNGHKIVDWKKFVEFVEINGDKTQAEMAKLWPGEMSDRTISRALKKIGFTRSKTYGYRERNEIKREEFQKEIAIYKPEQRVYIDEAGMDNREDYGYGYNEKGKRFHALKNGKREGRVNMIAAPCNGKLFATFTVEGATNRTVFETWLQNCLIPSLKPGQIVIADNATFHKGGCIKELIEAAGCHLKYLPSYSPDLNKIEQCWSWLKSRIRKLITQFDCLRDAMEDVLAKAS; encoded by the exons ATGCCCAAACCATACAGTTACGATTTACGCCAAAAAGTAATTCAAGCCATAGAGTTAGATGGCATGAAAAAGAGTGAAGCGGCTGAAATTTTTCAAATCAGTCGAAACACAATCAACTTATGGTTACAAAGGAAAGCCCAAACCGGAGATTACAAAGCTTTACCATTACAACCGCCCGGCAATGGTCATAAAATTGTTGACTGGAAAAAATTTGTGGAATTTGTTGAAATTAATGGCGATAAAACTCAAGCTGAAATGGCGAAACTATGGCCAGGCGAAATGAGTGACCGTACAATATCAAGAGCCTTAAAAAAAATAGGATTTACTCGCTCT AAAACTTACGGTTATCGGGAAAGAAATGAAATAAAAAGAGAAGAATTTCAAAAAGAGATAGCCATATATAAACCTGAACAAAGAGTTTATATAGATGAAGCTGGGATGGATAATAGAGAGGATTATGGTTATGGCTATAATGAAAAAGGAAAACGTTTTCATGCCCTTAAAAATGGGAAGAGAGAAGGCCGTGTTAATATGATAGCGGCCCCTTGTAATGGAAAGTTATTCGCTACCTTTACTGTTGAGGGAGCGACAAATCGAACTGTGTTTGAAACCTGGCTACAGAATTGTTTGATACCATCCTTAAAACCTGGACAAATAGTAATAGCGGATAATGCTACTTTTCATAAAGGTGGATGTATTAAAGAATTAATCGAAGCAGCCGGTTGTCACTTAAAATATTTGCCATCTTATTCACCTGACCTTAATAAAATTGAGCAATGCTGGTCATGGTTAAAAAGTCGAATTCGTAAACTAATTACTCAATTTGACTGTCTTCGAGATGCTATGGAAGATGTGCTTGCCAAAGCGTCTTAA
- a CDS encoding tetratricopeptide repeat protein produces the protein MDLNFILISFFWLHFSIFCHEMGHLLAAKTVGFNPYFVRVGTGPKILQLKLFKSIFELRTYPSSGITYISNLSLDRLKPKLLLMYLGGPSVNCFFLLILNKICHSRLFNLDISWYIIIQGLAFFEFLLLVTNLIPLESVLYGRSCPNDGKQIFNALTKNKQQLMQILLGLARYEASQSTTVTPWFNKDLNKLQILFQAQTEFQQKNFEQAVNLLEQLLKAPELANRERIYLIDLLASIVINYGEKKYLSKAERWSAEALSLDNDIKTLQGTRGSILIELGKYQEGKEMLLPLTERENDAVDRFISCCYLAKADYFFRQ, from the coding sequence ATGGACTTAAATTTTATTTTAATTAGTTTTTTCTGGCTCCATTTTTCAATATTTTGTCATGAAATGGGGCATCTCTTAGCCGCTAAGACGGTTGGCTTTAATCCTTATTTTGTTCGAGTGGGAACCGGACCCAAAATTTTACAACTAAAATTATTTAAATCTATATTCGAGTTGAGAACTTACCCGTCTTCGGGAATAACCTATATATCTAACTTATCTTTAGATAGACTTAAGCCAAAATTACTACTAATGTATTTGGGAGGACCGAGCGTTAACTGTTTTTTTTTGCTGATCCTTAATAAGATTTGCCATTCCCGGCTTTTTAATCTAGATATTAGTTGGTATATAATTATTCAAGGATTAGCTTTTTTTGAGTTTCTGCTCCTAGTAACTAATCTTATCCCACTAGAAAGCGTTCTTTATGGTAGAAGTTGTCCCAACGATGGGAAGCAAATCTTTAATGCTTTAACTAAAAATAAACAACAATTAATGCAGATTCTTCTAGGTTTAGCTAGGTACGAAGCAAGTCAAAGCACTACAGTCACTCCTTGGTTCAATAAAGATTTAAACAAATTACAAATTTTATTTCAAGCCCAAACTGAGTTCCAACAAAAAAACTTTGAGCAAGCGGTTAACTTACTAGAGCAACTTTTAAAGGCTCCAGAACTCGCCAACAGAGAGAGAATTTATCTTATCGATCTTCTCGCTTCTATCGTCATTAACTATGGAGAAAAAAAATATCTAAGCAAGGCGGAGCGATGGTCGGCAGAAGCTTTATCGTTAGATAACGACATCAAAACTCTTCAAGGGACTAGAGGTTCGATTTTAATTGAATTAGGAAAATACCAAGAGGGGAAAGAGATGTTACTTCCCTTAACCGAAAGAGAAAACGATGCCGTTGATCGATTTATTAGCTGTTGTTATTTAGCTAAAGCCGATTATTTTTTTAGGCAATGA
- a CDS encoding type II toxin-antitoxin system VapC family toxin, giving the protein MRLLIDTHAFLWFFNGDPKLSNTARILMEDVKCKKLISFATVWEMAIKQSKNKLTLALPLEDYIQQKVKLEDFELLPISLSHLSVISTLPFHHNDPFDRLLIAQAIVEDVSILSRDLAFDSYNIQRIWD; this is encoded by the coding sequence ATGAGATTATTGATAGACACTCATGCGTTTTTATGGTTCTTTAATGGCGACCCTAAATTAAGTAATACTGCCCGAATTTTGATGGAAGATGTTAAATGCAAAAAATTAATCAGTTTCGCTACAGTCTGGGAAATGGCGATTAAACAGAGTAAAAATAAGTTAACATTAGCTTTACCTCTAGAAGATTACATACAACAAAAGGTTAAACTGGAAGACTTTGAACTCTTGCCAATCAGCTTGAGTCATCTGTCCGTTATTTCCACTCTCCCCTTCCATCATAATGACCCCTTTGACCGACTCCTGATCGCACAGGCAATAGTTGAAGATGTTTCTATTTTAAGTCGAGATTTAGCCTTTGATAGCTATAATATTCAACGGATTTGGGATTAA
- a CDS encoding single-stranded DNA-binding protein, whose translation MTTETDTKNSAIETLLNPVVSKDKGTQNLWVLLRDVKNLLSQQNELLQENNQLLRQLLQKEATSNYEEFEPNFKATLSEYKHFAWDSIGAKVISSDGEGVTVVQYRSKVFERRRSSVDDVKGAARKVFLCNESSRWKR comes from the coding sequence ATGACTACTGAGACTGATACTAAAAATTCAGCTATTGAAACATTGCTCAATCCCGTTGTTTCAAAGGACAAAGGAACACAGAATTTGTGGGTTTTGTTAAGAGATGTAAAAAACTTGCTCAGTCAGCAGAATGAACTCCTACAAGAAAATAATCAGCTACTAAGACAGCTTCTCCAAAAAGAAGCTACCAGTAATTATGAAGAGTTCGAGCCGAATTTCAAAGCTACCTTAAGCGAGTATAAGCATTTCGCTTGGGACAGCATCGGAGCAAAGGTCATATCTTCCGATGGCGAAGGGGTCACGGTTGTACAGTACCGTTCAAAAGTCTTTGAACGCAGACGCTCCTCAGTCGATGACGTAAAAGGTGCGGCTAGGAAGGTTTTCCTGTGCAACGAAAGCAGCAGATGGAAACGTTAA
- a CDS encoding tetratricopeptide repeat protein — translation MNPSSEQAYYYRGLAYQELKDWEKALADLNKAIEIDPNFFLAYSSRAFLYKDLKEYKLSLNDYDKAIEIDPTSSEDYHNRGTIHILLQQFDLALVDYTKAIEFDPKLVQAYGNRGILYIHFKNYELALNDLNKAIELDPTYAEAYANRALLYIQTRNKELARSDLQKAAQLFQASGKMEYYQRTLEFLKQF, via the coding sequence ATTAACCCAAGTTCTGAACAAGCTTACTACTATCGTGGACTGGCTTACCAAGAGTTAAAAGATTGGGAAAAAGCACTCGCCGATTTAAATAAAGCTATTGAAATCGACCCGAATTTTTTCCTGGCTTACAGCAGCCGAGCTTTTCTTTACAAAGATTTAAAAGAGTACAAATTATCGTTAAACGATTATGACAAAGCTATTGAGATAGACCCGACTTCTTCTGAAGATTATCACAACCGAGGAACTATACACATTTTACTTCAACAATTTGATTTGGCTCTGGTTGATTACACCAAAGCCATTGAATTTGACCCCAAGTTAGTTCAAGCTTACGGCAACCGGGGCATTCTCTACATTCACTTTAAAAATTATGAATTGGCACTCAATGATTTAAATAAAGCTATTGAACTAGACCCGACTTATGCTGAAGCTTACGCTAACCGAGCTTTACTTTATATTCAAACAAGAAACAAAGAGCTTGCTCGTTCCGATTTGCAGAAAGCCGCCCAATTGTTTCAAGCCTCTGGCAAAATGGAGTATTATCAAAGAACTTTAGAGTTCCTTAAACAATTTTAA
- a CDS encoding TrbI/VirB10 family protein, translating into MVNTIESPSVKENSIDDPWTNNEEINPSSESNWNCESINNLLELPNDDKQQLSNNIEEESTLFAEQEEQGSEQETQAKKGKSFSKNPYVKLGLIGLICGSGVIVAGIFLTNAPSYRSATATKEKQESTKEKDKTLSPEEQIALYKAEAALSSQSQQLKKMGEAADLNQPLPQPVMQSASNSETGEIPKVSVSQPSSPSNTSTEVSYRRQTPPSINSVPRTRGQISYSPAGNISRRYNDRPITLRNSSIAIKQQPTTVINNPTESVNPLELWQKLAGLGSYTASSKSNNDEGNTEVDNSSGDKVLDMSDAQEVDDTNNKQSQKSSRTPVILTSSKGNSEEMELLGDSPTQSSIIPVGTTVKGEMATSIIWAQGMKHSDPFVVTLSQSISDPNGVEVLPKGTEIIFEVHQIHDSGMVTGDAIAIRVNGKDIELPEGVFALRAPGGKPLIAKLRNDASRDIAKRDAMGFVVGALGKLGEIVNRPTSTSSSSGVGGFSQSST; encoded by the coding sequence ATGGTCAACACAATAGAAAGCCCTTCTGTTAAAGAGAATTCAATCGATGACCCTTGGACGAATAATGAAGAAATAAATCCCTCTTCAGAATCCAATTGGAATTGTGAATCCATTAACAATTTATTAGAATTACCCAACGATGATAAACAACAACTTTCCAATAATATTGAAGAAGAATCAACCCTATTTGCTGAACAGGAAGAACAAGGCAGTGAACAAGAAACCCAAGCCAAAAAGGGTAAATCTTTCTCTAAGAATCCTTACGTTAAATTAGGATTGATAGGTTTGATATGCGGCAGTGGTGTCATAGTAGCGGGGATATTCCTAACCAATGCCCCCTCCTACAGAAGTGCAACTGCAACCAAAGAAAAGCAGGAATCAACTAAAGAGAAGGACAAAACTTTATCACCGGAGGAACAGATAGCGCTATATAAGGCGGAGGCGGCATTATCTTCCCAATCTCAGCAGTTAAAGAAGATGGGAGAAGCCGCCGACTTGAACCAACCCCTCCCACAACCTGTTATGCAGTCAGCATCAAACTCCGAAACTGGGGAGATCCCGAAGGTGAGTGTAAGCCAACCGAGTTCCCCATCTAATACATCAACTGAAGTTTCATACAGACGACAGACACCCCCATCAATTAATTCAGTTCCCAGGACTAGAGGACAGATAAGTTATTCTCCGGCTGGTAATATTAGTCGCCGTTATAACGATCGCCCTATTACTCTTAGAAATTCCTCAATCGCGATCAAACAGCAGCCCACTACAGTTATCAATAATCCTACTGAATCAGTCAATCCCCTAGAATTGTGGCAGAAGTTAGCCGGTTTGGGTTCCTATACTGCCTCATCCAAATCTAATAATGATGAGGGTAACACGGAGGTTGATAATTCATCAGGAGATAAAGTCTTAGATATGTCCGATGCCCAAGAGGTTGATGATACCAATAATAAACAATCTCAGAAATCATCAAGAACACCGGTAATTTTAACCTCTTCAAAGGGGAATAGTGAGGAAATGGAATTACTGGGGGACTCGCCTACTCAAAGTTCGATCATCCCTGTGGGAACTACTGTTAAAGGCGAGATGGCCACGTCAATTATATGGGCGCAGGGAATGAAACACTCAGACCCATTCGTCGTAACTTTATCTCAATCGATAAGCGATCCTAACGGCGTTGAAGTATTACCCAAGGGGACAGAGATAATTTTTGAGGTTCATCAAATTCATGATAGCGGTATGGTTACTGGGGATGCGATCGCCATAAGAGTTAACGGGAAAGACATAGAGTTACCCGAAGGCGTATTCGCCTTACGTGCCCCTGGAGGGAAACCGTTAATTGCTAAGTTGAGGAATGATGCCTCACGAGATATAGCCAAACGGGATGCGATGGGTTTCGTCGTCGGTGCATTGGGAAAACTTGGGGAAATCGTTAACCGTCCCACCTCAACGTCATCATCGAGTGGTGTCGGTGGTTTTTCTCAATCTTCTACTTAG
- a CDS encoding DNA cytosine methyltransferase, with product MATRKFGQYKPIVDKDNTPTIGTLFSGGGLFDVGAMLAGIKPVWGVEFDPNSPSLSSAIAECYEKNLGRHLIKKPVQDVDFSSLVPPDFLHCSPPCQKFSLSNPQRGETDNDLELALTTRRAIETLKPQVFTLENVVPYAKSLSFQTIKETLEKLGYQYRELILDAADFGVPQCRKRFFLVATNNLIPLELTLPKKLSITWFEATVDLIDDLPESTLAAWQWQRLPFDVVQEFKNEADTAYLIERSGARNDRPLHLRTANQPAWTIKAGLGSDGKGGNRLDPINLYVKGKILRPTPRFLARIMSVPDWYELPTAMSIATTILGNGVCPLVAQQLLTALIPYLEKEKLPMSDPPVNEPNSLEIVSDEYLSADEEKELLRLERVVERSFYEAGSALRKIRALRLYRARFNSFEEYTQERFGFTRRQPYYLIEAANVVDNLKSECEPLVHILPSSERQVRPLTKLNATEQRSVWNDAVSRAQGKVPSGRIVTEALEALKQRVREKSLAPFPYNEGDVCKILVKGNPDLKGKGGHWGVIVAINNFSADIQLADGIYLAKEENLEELPYTPELREKAKIISDRLYRLSQHELEDSSKAFIAELGAEPRVILSDLEEQILNLIEKNVNLLDDAKTVAIMDSLEGKKSVLKE from the coding sequence ATGGCAACTCGGAAGTTTGGGCAATACAAACCCATAGTTGACAAGGATAATACCCCTACCATTGGGACATTGTTCAGTGGTGGTGGATTGTTCGATGTCGGTGCAATGTTAGCGGGAATAAAACCTGTATGGGGCGTTGAATTCGATCCAAATAGCCCCTCTTTAAGTTCAGCCATTGCTGAGTGTTATGAAAAGAATTTAGGGCGGCATTTAATTAAAAAGCCAGTTCAAGATGTTGATTTTAGTTCTCTAGTACCCCCTGACTTTCTCCACTGCTCACCGCCCTGTCAAAAATTCTCTTTGTCCAACCCACAAAGGGGGGAAACTGATAACGACTTAGAACTAGCGCTCACTACTCGTAGAGCCATAGAAACTTTAAAACCCCAGGTTTTCACACTGGAGAATGTTGTTCCTTACGCCAAAAGCCTATCATTCCAAACGATTAAAGAAACGTTAGAGAAATTGGGATACCAGTACCGAGAATTAATTTTGGATGCTGCTGACTTCGGTGTTCCTCAATGTCGTAAACGTTTTTTCTTAGTCGCCACAAATAATTTAATACCCCTAGAATTAACATTACCTAAAAAACTTTCAATTACCTGGTTTGAGGCTACTGTTGATTTAATTGATGACCTACCAGAATCTACTCTGGCAGCATGGCAATGGCAGCGCTTACCTTTTGATGTGGTCCAAGAGTTTAAAAACGAGGCGGATACTGCCTATTTGATCGAACGCTCCGGGGCCAGAAATGATCGTCCTCTACACCTGCGGACTGCCAATCAACCTGCCTGGACGATTAAAGCTGGATTGGGTTCTGACGGGAAGGGAGGAAATCGCCTAGACCCGATCAACCTCTACGTTAAAGGAAAAATTCTGCGTCCTACTCCGCGTTTCTTAGCCCGTATCATGTCTGTTCCCGACTGGTACGAGCTTCCCACAGCAATGAGCATTGCTACCACAATACTTGGCAATGGGGTTTGCCCTCTCGTCGCCCAACAATTATTGACCGCTTTAATTCCTTATTTGGAAAAGGAGAAATTACCCATGTCTGACCCCCCTGTTAATGAACCAAATTCTCTAGAAATCGTTAGTGATGAGTATTTAAGTGCGGATGAGGAAAAGGAGCTTTTACGATTAGAGAGAGTTGTGGAACGTTCTTTTTATGAGGCGGGAAGTGCTTTGAGGAAAATACGGGCTTTACGGCTTTATCGTGCTAGATTTAATTCTTTTGAAGAATACACTCAAGAACGTTTCGGTTTTACTCGTCGCCAGCCTTACTATTTAATTGAAGCAGCTAACGTTGTCGACAATCTTAAATCTGAATGTGAACCATTGGTTCACATTTTGCCCTCCTCAGAGCGACAAGTTAGGCCATTAACCAAATTAAATGCAACAGAACAGCGTTCTGTTTGGAATGATGCAGTCAGTAGGGCGCAAGGAAAAGTCCCGTCGGGGCGTATAGTCACTGAAGCGTTAGAAGCCTTAAAGCAGCGTGTCCGCGAAAAGTCACTTGCCCCTTTTCCCTACAATGAGGGAGACGTTTGCAAGATTTTGGTCAAAGGCAATCCCGACCTCAAAGGCAAAGGGGGTCACTGGGGCGTGATAGTGGCGATTAACAATTTTAGCGCCGATATTCAATTGGCTGATGGGATTTACTTAGCCAAAGAAGAAAATTTAGAGGAACTTCCCTACACCCCCGAACTCAGAGAGAAAGCCAAAATTATCAGTGATCGCCTCTATAGATTAAGCCAACATGAGTTAGAAGACAGTAGCAAGGCATTTATAGCCGAGCTTGGGGCTGAACCCAGAGTTATATTGTCAGACCTAGAAGAACAAATACTCAACTTAATTGAGAAAAATGTTAATTTATTAGATGATGCTAAAACAGTAGCGATCATGGATTCCCTGGAAGGGAAGAAAAGTGTTTTAAAGGAATAA